The Kwoniella dendrophila CBS 6074 chromosome 1, complete sequence genome contains a region encoding:
- a CDS encoding 40S ribosomal protein S29, which produces MRASNTYRELSTSASSASSPSSSSSARKRDFSSISSSLTPPPSNPSSSQLAIAPKNTDEAIHILHQLCAFEHIFHEFFAVLDGLIKPPIRATSELYYDRRHLFINPITGVLAKRNDNEDTLIKMIGLISASQKELSSNKIPDYWLEKIETNFLSALSNKQVHLRSVPEFNNQAGLFVKPTVSDTATIIGLKGQSKGKSTSAAYKRAKSTGWGVKSKGDISVRGIEFVLFTFPLEIGDPDGLGFNKDLLFDETYQEQDYICLGLGMARAINHRCNNNVNWQFSRQMCFETSIIDVGCVIGKLKRKKVLLRGEQIFAFYSDLFAKTQCLCSSKKCLNRPPGYKIPTTPSLFPPSTSSSGSTPLVIRTPEPSTNPSPDIVSTVQISSMEGIHASSFSGNGTSMIDVSAEFLHDDNKSLTINITSEAESTLVQVGSVKHQQEHPTVSTSTALATKSNHLIGTNRDNPILIDCDSDEDEKDVDNENLMEICLNTDTQDADLEIISEDEWNRSKKRRENPTSQHNGNTSSKIDNDLIKNPKLVPIEIIDVTEDDEDEVQFVKVVKNQGYLELDALLDKALEIADRDPIIEFAPPIASKITIEVDIIPLDEDVQIIDDCKENKADNCKDGIVAEDKKMTRWDMVADKLKKESEELRDYKKRWNTAHSNVWFSRPRNYGKGSRQCRVCAHQAGLIRKWGLDMCRQCFREKSKQIGFTKSN; this is translated from the exons ATGAGGGCATCCAATACATATCGAGAATTGTCAACCTCAGCTTCATCAGcctcttcaccttcctcttcctcttcagcaCGAAAAAGGGATTTTTCCTCCATATCTTCCTCATTGACTCCTCCTCCTAGCAACCCTTCCAGCTCACAACTAGCAATAGCACCCAAGAACACCGATGAAGCCATACATATACTTCACCAATTATGCGCATTCGAACACATATTTCATGAATTCTTTGCTGTATTAGATGGTTTGATCAAACCTCCAATCAGAGCGACCTCAGAGTTGTACTATGATAGAAGGCATCTATTTATCAACCCAATCACAGGG GTACTAGCAAAGAGGAACGATAATGAGGACACcctaataaagatgattggatTGAT TTCGGCGTCTCAGAAAGAGTTATCAAGCAACAAGATTCCGGATTACTGGCTTGAGAA AATCGAAACAAACTTCTTATCAGCACTATCTAACAAGCAAGTCCACTTACGTTCTGTGCCAGAATTCAATAACCAAGCTGGTCTTTTCGTCAAACCTACTGTATCCGATACCGCTACGATTATTGGTCTTAAAGGTCAAAGTAAAGGCAAATCGACTTCAGCAGCCTACAAACGAGCTAAAAGTACTGGATGGGGTGTAAAATCGAAAGGCGATATCAGTGTTAGAGGTATAGAATTTGTTTTATTCACTTTTCCCCTTGAAATTGGAGATCCAGATGGACTTGGTTTCAACAAAGATTTATTGTTCGATGAAACttatcaagaacaagattaTATATGCTTGGGCCTAGGTATGGCTAGAGCTATAAAT CATCGTTGTAACAACAATGTAAATTGGCAATTCTCTAGACAAATGTGCTTCGAGACTTCCATTATTGATGTGGGATGCGTAATTGGGAAactgaaaaggaagaaagtaTTGCTTCGAGGTGAACAGATCTTTGCCTTCTACTCGGACTTATTCG CCAAAACCCAATG TCTTTGCTCATCCAAGAAATGTCTGAATCGCCCTCCCGGTTACAAAATTCCTACAACCCCCTCGTTATTTCcaccttctacttcatcttcggGATCTACTCCCCTTGTCATCCGTACACCAGAACCATCGACAAATCCATCTCCTGACATCGTCAGTACCGTCCAGATATCGTCTATGGAAGGCATACATGCTAGTTCTTTCAGCGGAAATGGAACCAGCATGATTGATGTATCGGCTGAATTCCTTCACGATGATAACAAATCATTGACAATCAATATCACTTCTGAGGCAGAATCGACACTTGTTCAAGTAGGAAGCGTTAAGCATCAGCAAGAACATCCAACCGTCAGTACGAGTACTGCATTAGCCACAAAATCTAATCATCTCATAGGCACTAATCGGGACAATCCAATTCTGATCGATTGCGATTCTGACGAGGATGAGAAGGACGTGGACAACGAAAACCTGATGGAAATTTGTTTGAACACAGACACCCAAGATGCCGATTTGGAGATAATAAGTGAGGATGAATGGAACagaagcaagaaaagaagagaaaatccTACCTCTCAGCACAATGgaaatacatcatcaaaaatcgATAATGACCTAATCAAAAATCCGAAGCTAGTACCTATTGAAATAATTGATGTCAcggaagacgatgaagacgaagTACAGTTTgtcaaggtggtaaagaatcAAGGTTATCTGGAATTGGATGCTTTGCTGGATAAAGCGCTAGAAATTGCGGATCGAGATCCGATAA TCGAATTCGCTCCACCTATCGCAAGCAAGATAACCATCGAAGTTGACATTATTCCGTTGGACGAAGATGTCCAAATCATTGACGACTGCAAAGAAAATAAAGCAGATAATTGTAAGGATGGAATTGTAGCTGAAGACAAGAAAATGACGAGGTGGGATATGGTGGCTGATAAACTCAAGAAGGAGAGCGAAGAACTCCGAGATTATAAGAAGAGGTGGAATAC
- a CDS encoding thioredoxin, with amino-acid sequence MVKAIESHQEFKDLISGSQPVVVDFWATWCGPCKMISPHFNKLEEKYPGVKFVKVDVEEQEEVAKEAGIKAMPTFIAYKDGQPIETVTGAVPAKLNALLEKISA; translated from the exons ATGGTTAAAGCTATTGAATCCCACCAAGAATTCAAAGACCTC ATCTCAGGTTCTCAACCAGTTGTAGTTGATTTCTGGGCAACATGGTGTGGTCCATGTAAAATGATTTCACCTCATTTCAACAAACTTGAAGAAAAATACCCAGGTGTCAAATTCgttaaagttgatgttgaagaacaAGAG GAAGTTGCCAAAGAAGCTGGTATCAAAGCCATGCCAACTTTCATCGCTTACAAAGATGGTCAACCAATCGAAACTGTTACTGGTGCCGTTCCAGCTAAGCTCAAC GCTCTCCTTGAAAAAATCTCTGCTTAA